The Syngnathus scovelli strain Florida chromosome 18, RoL_Ssco_1.2, whole genome shotgun sequence genomic interval CCAGAAAGTATCTTACCTGAAAACTCTCAAATGATGCACACGACTGCTGAAACAAACTCAGAGTTGCTCAACAGCTCTGGCTTAGCTTCTGTGTGATGAAGAACCTCCTTTCTGGAATACCCCGAGGAGCCCGTCCCAATCTGCAAGCAAGCCCTTCACCTGAATCTTCAACGTGTTTGCAGATGCCCGCGAGCGTGGAAGGAGAAACATGGTGATGGCCAGGAGGGACAAGGCCCGTGGCTTGCATAAAACAAGTAAGTTGAGCTGTCCAACCGCTAAGATGAGCCCAGTTGCCTCCTTCACCTGCCTCCTTCAGTGGCCTCCTTCAGGCTCCCGTGTTTATATGTTTGAGTGGAAGCGGCGGCATTGGTGCAGCACGCTTGCGGCCAGGCCTAAAGACATGTTTGCGACACAGGATCACCTTCTACTCCCTCACGTGTCCCCCATGTGCCCTCAGGTACCGTCTTCTCAGTGGATGACGACCAGATCAGCAAATTCAAGCGGGAGCTGCAAGACAACCTGCAGGTGACTTATGTCAACGCTCCCGAGGGCGATACGGAGCCCAGCCAGCAGTTGCGTCTGGAGGACGTCTACACCGAGCTCTACATTACCCGCGGTGGCGCCGCTCTCCCCGACAACCAGCACgaggtccttctgatggagatgTGCAGCGTGGCCAAGGAGAAGTCCATCGAGCCGTGCGACATCTTCGAAAGCGGGAAGCCCGTCCGCAGGCTGCTCACCGTGGGCTTCGCGGGCATCGGGAAAACCTTCCTGGTGCGCAAGTTTGTGCTGGACTGGGCCAGCGGGAAATCCAACAGAGACGTTGACTTCATCTTTCCTTTCACCTTCCGCGAGTTGAACTTGGAGAAGAAGAAAAGCTTTTCGCTGGCAGAGCTCATCCGCCACTTCGTCTTGGAGAGCAAGGCCATGAGCGTCGAGATGCTGAACGTTATCTTGGTCGGGCTGCAAGCCTCGGGCAAGCTCGACTTCCAAAGCAGCAGCATCAAGATTTTGTTTGTGCTGGACGGCCTGGACGAGTGCCGCCTCAAACTGGACCTTAGCGACAAGAGCAAGGTGGACCTGGATGTGACCCAAGCCTACCGCATGGAGGTTCTCCTGGCACATCTCATCAAGGGGAATCTGCTTCCATGCGCCCGGGTTTGGATCACCACGCGGCCCCAGGCGGCCCACGATATCCCACCACACCTCGTGGATGGCAGAACCGAGGTGAAAGGCTTCAGCGACTCCCAGAAGCTGGACTACTTCAGGAAGAGATTCCCGGATGAGGAGGACATCATCAAACACATCCAGAAGTCCCGCACCATTTTCATCATGTGCCACATGCCCATCTTCTGCTGGCTCACCGCCACTGTTCTCCAAGATTATCTGGACACCGAAAAGGAGGTGGAGCTGCCCAAAACCCTGACCGAGTTGTACACAAAGTTCCTCCTCTATCACCTGGGAAAGTCAAAGGAGCGAGAGAAACAGGAGAGCATCAAGTACGTCAAAGCGCTGGCCAAGCTGGCTTTTCAGCAACTGATGAAAAAGCAGCAGATCTTCTACGAGAGCGACTTGAGGGAAAGCGGCTTGAATTACCTGCAGGCTGCAAAACACTCGGGAGTCTTCACCAGGGTCTTCAAGGAGGTACACCCGCTCAAGAAAAACCAAGGCTATATGATGTTTCAGTTCATCCACCTGACCATCCAGGAATATCTCTCTGCTCTGTACGTGATGATGAGCCTGTTCCAGGACAACAAGAACGTGCTGGGTGTTTCCGAGTTGTCGTTGACGCCTTGCAAGCAGAAGCCGCTCGTTCAGGTCCACGAGGCGGCCATCCACAAAGCCTCAAAGAGTGACGGAAACTTGGACTTATTCCTCCGCTTTCTGCTGGGCCTGTCCTTGCAGTGCAACCAGGACCTCCTGGGTAAGCTGCTGAAGGCTCCCAAGAACTGCAGACACAGCAAAGAAGAAACGGTCAGCTTGATCAAACAACGGATAGAGAAGAACGCTCCCGAGAAGAACATCAACTTGTTCTACTGCCTGAACGAACTGAAGGACGAGTCCCTGCTGGAGCAGATCCAACAATACCTAAGCTCGGGGCGGTTGTCCTCGGATTACCTACCTATGGCCATGTGGTCGGCCCTGGTCTTCTTCTTACGGTCTTCTGACGAAGCCATGAGCTGCTTTGACCTTAAGCTCTATTCTGCGTCTGAGATGGGGCTCCGGATGCTGCTGCCGGTGGTCAAGGCTTCTCAAAAATCATTGTAGGTACCCTCGAGCCAGCACGTAGAACCACCCGTGCCCGTGTCAGTCGCTCTCTTGTCTTCTCAGGCTCAACGACTGCAACCTGAACAAGAGAAGCTGCAATATGGTGGCCTCCGTGCTAAGCTCGCCCTGCAACCTGAGGGATCTGGATCTCAGCGACAACAACTTGTACGACGACGGGCTGGAGACGCTTGCCGCCGAACTGGCAAAGCCGCAGTGCACCTTGCAAGTTCTCGGGTAGggctctcctccacctccgtggAGTGCCAGAAAGAACCTTAGGCTTGGCCCGCCCGCTTTTCTGCCCCTTTCCGGCAGGCTCTCGGGCTGCATGATCACCACGCGAGGATGCGTTTCACTGGCCAAAGCTCTCCGGTCCAACCCCTCCCACCTCCAAGTGCTGGATCTGAGCTACAATCACCCTGGAGAGGAAGGAAAGCAGGCCTTGGAGGCGGTCCAAATGGATCCTCGCTGCAGTCTGCAGACCGTCTGGTAAGATCCAAACATCTTCCAAGGAGCTCGCTCATCTGAATCGATTGACGACACTTGTGCGTCTTTTTTCAGCCTGGACTACAGCGGCAAAGAACGATTGATTCCCGGTGTCGAGAAATGTGAGTCCGCTTCCGATGGTTGACCACTTTCAAGATGTAACCTTTTAGCCTTGTCGTCTCGTTGTCAGATTGGTGCGGACCCACGTTGGACTCCGACACGGCTCAAAACTGCCTCCAAATTTCAGAGCATGGCAAGAAGGTGACGGTGGTTCCGGTGGAGCAGCTGTACCCCCAAAACCCACAGAGGTTCACTCATTGGCGTCAGGTTCTTTGCACGAGCGGACTGAGTGGACGCTGCTACTGGGAGGTGGACGTGGAGGGGAAGGTCTACGTGGCTGTGACCTACGACGGGATCCGGCGAGTCGGGGAGGGTGACGATGTGTGTCTGGGCGCCACGGAAGCTTCCTGGGCGCTGACGTGCGAAGACGACGGCAGCTACTCTGTGCGTCACCTGGACAAGACACTGAGCCTCGCAGCTTCTCCCGCACCGGCGTCCGGAAGGGTGGGCGTGTTCGTGGACCATCCCCGCGGCGTGCTGTCCTTCTTCGAATTGACTTCAGGGGGTAGGAGACTCCTCCAC includes:
- the LOC125985786 gene encoding protein NLRC3-like — encoded protein: MALDNESKELLCATLDDLVPDDFKVFKFHMHLPGSIGPNADKVDIAEQLAKKHGKNAVKEAIKILEKMDNHNLAEKLRSGAAQIKDARERGRRNMVMARRDKARGLHKTSTVFSVDDDQISKFKRELQDNLQVTYVNAPEGDTEPSQQLRLEDVYTELYITRGGAALPDNQHEVLLMEMCSVAKEKSIEPCDIFESGKPVRRLLTVGFAGIGKTFLVRKFVLDWASGKSNRDVDFIFPFTFRELNLEKKKSFSLAELIRHFVLESKAMSVEMLNVILVGLQASGKLDFQSSSIKILFVLDGLDECRLKLDLSDKSKVDLDVTQAYRMEVLLAHLIKGNLLPCARVWITTRPQAAHDIPPHLVDGRTEVKGFSDSQKLDYFRKRFPDEEDIIKHIQKSRTIFIMCHMPIFCWLTATVLQDYLDTEKEVELPKTLTELYTKFLLYHLGKSKEREKQESIKYVKALAKLAFQQLMKKQQIFYESDLRESGLNYLQAAKHSGVFTRVFKEVHPLKKNQGYMMFQFIHLTIQEYLSALYVMMSLFQDNKNVLGVSELSLTPCKQKPLVQVHEAAIHKASKSDGNLDLFLRFLLGLSLQCNQDLLGKLLKAPKNCRHSKEETVSLIKQRIEKNAPEKNINLFYCLNELKDESLLEQIQQYLSSGRLSSDYLPMAMWSALVFFLRSSDEAMSCFDLKLYSASEMGLRMLLPVVKASQKSLLNDCNLNKRSCNMVASVLSSPCNLRDLDLSDNNLYDDGLETLAAELAKPQCTLQVLGLSGCMITTRGCVSLAKALRSNPSHLQVLDLSYNHPGEEGKQALEAVQMDPRCSLQTVCLDYSGKERLIPGVEKYWCGPTLDSDTAQNCLQISEHGKKVTVVPVEQLYPQNPQRFTHWRQVLCTSGLSGRCYWEVDVEGKVYVAVTYDGIRRVGEGDDVCLGATEASWALTCEDDGSYSVRHLDKTLSLAASPAPASGRVGVFVDHPRGVLSFFELTSGGRRLLHTYHATFTQPLYPAFGFGFDNGFDGIGNSMSITSKGASVSTRF